A stretch of DNA from Triticum dicoccoides isolate Atlit2015 ecotype Zavitan chromosome 2A, WEW_v2.0, whole genome shotgun sequence:
GGGAGATGCTGTGAGCCTTTTTGAGAGGATGGTGGAGGATGGTGTGAAGCCAAACGATGTGACATTCCTTTCTCTTCTGTCTGCTTGTGGTCATTCTGGTCTGATGAGCAAAGGGATGGAGTATTTCACTTCCATGATGAGCAAGTACGGTATTGATCCAAGAGCTGAGCATTTCAGTTCTGCTATCGACCTTCTTGGCCGTGGGGGTCAGTTAGAGGAGGCGTGGAAGCTAGTGGAGAATGTGGATACTCAACCCAATTCGTCAATATTGGGCGCTATGCTTGGAGCTTGTAAAACGCATGGAAACATGCCTCTCGGAGAAACTGCAGCCAAGAATCTTATCAGTAAAGGTACTGAGAGTTCTGTACACTATACCGTGCTTGCAAATTTGTATGCGGAATCTAATTTATGGGAGGATGCTCAAAGTACAAGGAAATTAATGGCTGAAACATCTGGAGGCAAGGAAGCTGGTTGCAGCGTTCTCTGAAGATTACTAATAAAGTTATGCTTTCCAAGATATTCAGATAATGGTCATTTGCCCTGATTGATGCACCAAATGCATCTGGATTACACCTCAGACCTTTGTCCACAATGAACCTGACCGATCCAACATGTAGAGCCTTCAGATCTTTGTAAACTCTAACCGACTTCAGAATCTTGCCCGTTTGATTAAGCAGTGAGAATCTAATGACTTATCAGCAGCCATCATGTTCGTTCAGGGTAAGTGCACATTGTGCTTAATATTAAAAATAAAAACTTTTGTACAGTTTGTTCATTTGGATAATCTGTTGGGTTACATTCTCTGTGAATGCATATCTTGCAACTTTTACAAAATGTAAAAGATTTGCGGATGCCTGTTTGACTCATAAAGTCTTGTCAGTATTCTCAATTATGTCCGCTGTATTGATTGTACAGTCACAGGTTTATGGTCTTAATCCTTTTTGTTACTTCAAAGTTGTCTCTATCTGATACCTATAAGAATACTGTAAGAACATGCAGTGGATAAACCAGTTTGTTATTCCCTTCTGTACATGACTATATGGCGATACCCTGTTTTCCCACTCTATGCTATCCATTTCTCTTTTGATATGGGTACAAATGTTGAGTATTTTTTCAAATAGGTGGATACATGATTTATGACTAATCTGTGATCCTTCCTTTATATGTTGAATCTGACAGTGCCAATATCATGGCCTTGATCTATTGCATACCCTGTGTCGGTGTCGAGTGAAGCAGATTTTAAACTTTTAAGTCTCGAGAAACCAAAAGCCACCACGTTTCAGCAACCCAGTGAATAATTGAATATGTTATCGAACCCATGTGCTCTTGACTTAAGTTTTGTTTCTTGAGTTGATTTACCTAGTAAAATATGTTAATCACTACTTTTGATCTGAATGGCAAAATATTTTTTTGTACCATTGTAGAAGATCTTATATTTGTTGAAAATGGCATACATTTTTTTTCAGTATCATATTGTAGTATAGTCCTGACTGATACACCAAGCTTGCTCGTCAGCTCGATCATGACGAATCATAGAACTGAAACGTCTTCTTTTTTTAACTTGCATGCATTTGACGAGCGGTTGCTGCTCTATGAACTAGCATAATACGGTTAGTCTTCTTTCAAATTGCATCTGAGGATAATTATTACCAGAATCAGTCGTTCCCTAAATAATATTAAAATAGGGGATGATAACAGCTAGCAACTTACAGTTCAAGTATTTGATTTGGCACTTTTTAGGAACATGCCTTAGTCACATCTTAAGAGTGTCGGTTACACAAGTGCATGGGCATGATGGATGATTATCATCCATCCAATGCCTGTTGGCTAAAATAGCTCGTAACTGGTAGATTACAGATCCTTAACTTCTGGAACACTTGCTATCCCATCATTACTCCCTAGATGCCTCATCCGAGACTATTATACAATTCTTGCACATCCACGCTAACCACAGAATTCCTGAAATACTGATATTCAATCATATGCTGAAGTCTTAGCCAATCTACTGTCTGTGTGATATAAGAAAATAGTACAGCTGTAAAGGCATGTAGGCTTCTAGAGCCACTATACTAATATTGAGCAAAATGGCTTGCTTACTATCACttatgtgcaagctaagcaactgaACTATATAAAGCAGGCTGTGAGCTCTAGTTCACCTAAAAAATCAGCAAGGACATTCACAACATGGTTTACAGATTCCTCTTTGGATTTCTCCTTCCTCTTGTCTTACAACCCTCCTTAGTGTTATGCAATCCACCAGAGCTGAAGATTGGCTTTTACCAATACACATGCCCGTATGCAGAGGTCATTGTTCGCGATGAGATTGCCAGGATCATCTCCCACGTCCCAAGCCTCGCTGGTCCTCTGCTTCGCATGCACTTCCACGACTGTTTTGTGAACGTGTGCACACACCTTAGTCTCTTCTGAACTGCTTCAGTTGAATTTAGAGATGTACTGAACTGTTTGTGCTGTGCAGGGTTGCGATGGTTCTATTCTGCTTGATAGCATACCAGGATTACCATCCGAAAAGGAATCGGAACCGAACCTCAGCCTGCGAGGCTTCGGCACAATCGACCTTGTCAAGGCTAAACTGGAGCAAGCCTGCCCTGGAGTGGTCTCATGCGCTGATATCCTAGCTCTCGTGGCAAGGGATGTTGTACTACTGGTAAGAACTAGCAGTTTTGTTCATTAGTTTTGATCTTATTCTTCAAGTAAGAGAAGTGTCATAGTTCCGAAAAACGGCGGGGATAGGACGATTCAGGCCAACACTGGTGGCAAAACCCACACAGTTTTGACCGGCTTCGCGGAGTTTGACCATCTCTTGTGTATTTACTGGACAGTACCTGCTCTCTTGCTAACCCAGCTTTCATTTTCACTATGCAACAGACCCATGGGCCTTACTGGAATGTTCCAACTGGGCGGCGAGATGGGTTGAGATCGGTGAAGGATGAAGCTTTGAACAACCTACCTCCACCTTTTTTTGATGCCACTCGTAATCTGAACCAGTTCTTCGTCCCGAAGGGTCTTGATGCGAAGGATCAGGTGGTTCTGCTAGGTATATACTATTCTTCAGGAACTAAACTCGATGCATGATCTAATAAACTAGCGCATCTTCTCTCCTAGTTTTGTGTAGCCTATGCTCTTCTGATTCTTCTCTGTTTTAATTTACTTGAACTTTGCCGATCCCAACAAATCTCTAGTAGCATTCCCCAATAAAGGTGCTCGTTTCCATGCACAACTAAGCAATGGGTTAATCAAGCAAGGCCGTATGCTGTATGCACGTGCCAAGTCAACAGAGACGGGGAAAACTAAACTTTGTCGGTTCTTGTAGTTAAAGGGTTAGCATGATGCAAAACCAAGAGTCACTTTGTTCTGGTAGAAAAACAAGTATAACTCCTTATTCGAAAACTAGTACGTGCTACATTATTTGCTGTTCATTTTGCCCGCGCATAAGAGATGGGGTAGAAAACCTCTGTAGTTCACGATAAACTAGTAATGTGTTGCAACTTTATTTCCGATTGTTGCAAATATTGCAGTTCACGCTCTGTAGGAAACCATGGAAACCGACACATTCTAACTTGTTCATGCATATTGACAGGGGGGCACACCCTTGGGACCTCCCACTGCTCGTCCTTCTCGGACCGGCTGTACAACTTCAGCGGCACACAGATGCCGGACCCGGCGCTGGACAGGCGGTACGCGCTGCGGCTGAAGAGCAAGTGCAGGCCCGGCGACGCGACGACGCTGGTGGAGATGGACCCGGGGAGCTTCAGGACATTCGACGCGAGCTACTACCGTCACGTCGCCAGGGGGAGGGCGCTCTTCACCTCGGACGAGACGCTCATGCTGGACCCCTTCACCAGGGACTACGTcctgcgccaggcggccgtcgccgCTGCCGGCGGCTACCCCGCCGAGTTCTTTGCGGACTTCGTGGCGTCCATGGTGAAGATGGGGAATATGCAGGTGCTCACCGGCACGCAGGGCGAGGTCAGGCGGCGCTGCGGCGCCGTGAACCCGATTGGCATGTAGGCCGCTGGCGGTGGTCAGTGATCACCGGCCCGTAAATTATCGAAAGTCTGTGGGTATTGTATAATTGATGTGTATTACGCGTGTACATTTGTGTGCATCATTGTCTTTCTTCATTTGCATTGTTTGTTTGTGCGATgtattcaaattcaaataaaatgtttgCTTGATTGATTCGGTGGAATAAAATGCCAGCCTCGATGAACACTCTACAGGAAACTTGAGGCTGGGATGTGCT
This window harbors:
- the LOC119356575 gene encoding peroxidase 1-like isoform X3 produces the protein MTYQQPSCSFRGCDGSILLDSIPGLPSEKESEPNLSLRGFGTIDLVKAKLEQACPGVVSCADILALVARDVVLLTHGPYWNVPTGRRDGLRSVKDEALNNLPPPFFDATRNLNQFFVPKGLDAKDQVVLLGGHTLGTSHCSSFSDRLYNFSGTQMPDPALDRRYALRLKSKCRPGDATTLVEMDPGSFRTFDASYYRHVARGRALFTSDETLMLDPFTRDYVLRQAAVAAAGGYPAEFFADFVASMVKMGNMQVLTGTQGEVRRRCGAVNPIGM
- the LOC119356575 gene encoding peroxidase 1-like isoform X2, with the translated sequence MFVQEVIVRDEIARIISHVPSLAGPLLRMHFHDCFVNGCDGSILLDSIPGLPSEKESEPNLSLRGFGTIDLVKAKLEQACPGVVSCADILALVARDVVLLTHGPYWNVPTGRRDGLRSVKDEALNNLPPPFFDATRNLNQFFVPKGLDAKDQVVLLGGHTLGTSHCSSFSDRLYNFSGTQMPDPALDRRYALRLKSKCRPGDATTLVEMDPGSFRTFDASYYRHVARGRALFTSDETLMLDPFTRDYVLRQAAVAAAGGYPAEFFADFVASMVKMGNMQVLTGTQGEVRRRCGAVNPIGM
- the LOC119356575 gene encoding peroxidase 1-like isoform X1, which translates into the protein MVYRFLFGFLLPLVLQPSLVLCNPPELKIGFYQYTCPYAEVIVRDEIARIISHVPSLAGPLLRMHFHDCFVNGCDGSILLDSIPGLPSEKESEPNLSLRGFGTIDLVKAKLEQACPGVVSCADILALVARDVVLLTHGPYWNVPTGRRDGLRSVKDEALNNLPPPFFDATRNLNQFFVPKGLDAKDQVVLLGGHTLGTSHCSSFSDRLYNFSGTQMPDPALDRRYALRLKSKCRPGDATTLVEMDPGSFRTFDASYYRHVARGRALFTSDETLMLDPFTRDYVLRQAAVAAAGGYPAEFFADFVASMVKMGNMQVLTGTQGEVRRRCGAVNPIGM